A region from the Salicibibacter cibarius genome encodes:
- a CDS encoding CvpA family protein, with protein MLSLFILLILFAKFFVGLRRGLVLQFFHLVSFFGSMIVAFLFFSPFADYLRLWLPYPQFLDGSDGGMMIPAFSLESVYYNGIAFAILFFATRILLRMIASLLDFVRYLPIVRTLNNLLGGVLGFIEGYLVVFVLLFVAAIIPVEAVQDTIASSTVARLMIENTPFLSQWLPDVWT; from the coding sequence ATGTTAAGTCTGTTTATATTGCTGATACTCTTCGCGAAGTTCTTCGTAGGGCTGCGTCGGGGACTTGTCCTGCAATTTTTTCATCTTGTCAGTTTTTTCGGGTCGATGATTGTTGCCTTTTTATTTTTTAGCCCATTCGCCGATTATTTACGGTTATGGCTTCCATATCCCCAATTTTTGGACGGAAGCGATGGCGGCATGATGATCCCGGCGTTTAGTTTGGAAAGTGTGTATTATAACGGAATTGCCTTTGCTATTCTTTTTTTTGCCACGCGTATTTTGTTGCGCATGATTGCTTCGCTCTTGGACTTCGTTCGTTACCTGCCTATTGTGCGTACTTTGAATAATCTGCTCGGCGGTGTTTTAGGTTTCATCGAAGGGTACCTGGTTGTTTTTGTCTTATTGTTTGTGGCCGCGATAATCCCTGTTGAAGCCGTTCAAGATACGATCGCGAGTTCAACGGTCGCCAGGTTGATGATTGAAAACACGCCGTTTTTATCCCAATGGTTGCCGGATGTATGGACGTGA